In Eleginops maclovinus isolate JMC-PN-2008 ecotype Puerto Natales chromosome 10, JC_Emac_rtc_rv5, whole genome shotgun sequence, the following proteins share a genomic window:
- the tomm22 gene encoding mitochondrial import receptor subunit TOM22 homolog, with the protein MPEIQELSPDAGPVSTRPPEDEIDDDEDEDLDETMMERLWGLTEMFPDTVRTAAEVSAQCSVSLAKQFYSFSRAALWVGTTSFMILVLPVVFETERLQLEQQQLQQQRQILLGPNTGMSGGMPGMMPPAPGKM; encoded by the exons ATGCCCGAAATTCAGGAGCTTTCCCCCGATGCGGGCCCGGTGTCTACCCGGCCCCCAGAGGACGAGATAGACGACGACGAGGATGAAGAT CTGGATGAGACCATGATGGAGAGGTTGTGGGGTCTGACGGAGATGTTCCCTGACACAGTCCGCACCGCTGCTGAGGTTTCTGCACAATGCTCAGTCTCACTGGCCAAGCAGTTTTACAG TTTTTCTCGCGCGGCGCTCTGGGTCGGCACTACCTCCTTCATGATCTTGGTGCTTCCTGTTGTGTTTGAGACGGAAAGACTACAGCTGGAGCAGCAACAGCTACAACAGCAGCGACAG ATCCTGTTGGGGCCGAACACTGGAATGTCTGGTGGGATGCCGGGCATGATGCCTCCTGCACCTGGAAAGATGTGA
- the dmc1 gene encoding meiotic recombination protein DMC1/LIM15 homolog isoform X2, whose translation MKMKAAEDQVVEDDTGFQDDEESFFQDIDLLQKHGINMADIKKMKLVGICTVKGIQMTTRKALCNIKGLSEAKVEKIKEAAGKMLTAFEYSSKRKQVFNITTGSLEFDKLLGGGIESMAITEAFGEFRTGKTQLSHTFCVTAQLPGENGYSGGKVVFIDTENTFRPDRLKDIADRFSVDHAAVLDNVLYARAYTSEHQMELLDFVAAKFHEEGGVFKLLIIDSIMALFRVDFSGRGELAERQQKLAQMLSRLQKISEEYNVAVFVTNQMTADPGAGMSFQADPKKPIGGHILAHASTTRISLRKGRAEMRIAKIFDSPDMPENEATFAICAGGVTDAKE comes from the exons ATGAAAATGAAAGCTGCAGAGGACCAGGTTGTTGAAGATGATACTGGTTTCCAGGATGATGAG GAGTCCTTCTTCCAGGACATTGACCTCCTACAGAAACACGGGATT AATATGGCAGACATCAAAAAGATGAAGTTGGTGGGTATCTGCACTGTGAAGGGGATCCAGATGACGACTCGTAAGGCTTTGTGCAACATCAAGGGTCTGTCGGAGGCAAAAGTGGAGAAGATCAAGGAGGCTGCTGGGAAAATGCTG ACCGCCTTTGAGTACAGTTCCAAGAGGAAGCAGGTGTTCAACATCACAACCGGGAGCCTGGAGTTTGA tAAACTCTTGGGAGGAGGCATAGAGAGTATGGCTATAACGGAGGCTTTTGGAG AGTTCCGCACAGGGAAAACCCAGCTGTCTCACACTTTCTGTG TCACTGCTCAGCTGCCAGGAGAAAATGGCTACTCAGGGGGGAAAGTGGTCTTCATTGACACAGAGAACACCTT TCGCCCAGACAGACTGAAAGACATCGCTGACAGGTTCAGTGTGGACCATGCTGCTGTGCTGGACAACGTGCTCTACGCCCGGGCCTACACCA GTGAACACCAGATGGAGCTGTTGGACTTTGTTGCAGCCAAATTCCACGAGGAAGGAGGAGTGTTCAAACTATTG atCATTGACTCCATCATGGCTCTGTTCAGAGTAGACTTCTCTGGAAGAGGAGAGCTGGCTGAGCGGCAGCAGAAACTGGCCCAGATGCTCTCCAGGCTGCAGAAGATCTCTGAAG AATACAACGTAGCAGTGTTTGTCACCAACCAGATGACAGCTGATCCCGGTGCAGGAATGAG CTTTCAAGCAGATCCGAAGAAGCCCATTGGTGGTCACATCCTGGCACATGCCTCCACCACACGGATCAGCCTGAGGAAAGGGCGTGCTGAGATGAGAATTGCCAAAATATTTGACAG TCCAGATATGCCTGAGAACGAGGCCACGTTTGCCATCTGTGCGGGAGGAGTGACTGATGCGAAGGAGTGA
- the dmc1 gene encoding meiotic recombination protein DMC1/LIM15 homolog isoform X1 gives MKMKAAEDQVVEDDTGFQDDEESFFQDIDLLQKHGINMADIKKMKLVGICTVKGIQMTTRKALCNIKGLSEAKVEKIKEAAGKMLTVGFQTAFEYSSKRKQVFNITTGSLEFDKLLGGGIESMAITEAFGEFRTGKTQLSHTFCVTAQLPGENGYSGGKVVFIDTENTFRPDRLKDIADRFSVDHAAVLDNVLYARAYTSEHQMELLDFVAAKFHEEGGVFKLLIIDSIMALFRVDFSGRGELAERQQKLAQMLSRLQKISEEYNVAVFVTNQMTADPGAGMSFQADPKKPIGGHILAHASTTRISLRKGRAEMRIAKIFDSPDMPENEATFAICAGGVTDAKE, from the exons ATGAAAATGAAAGCTGCAGAGGACCAGGTTGTTGAAGATGATACTGGTTTCCAGGATGATGAG GAGTCCTTCTTCCAGGACATTGACCTCCTACAGAAACACGGGATT AATATGGCAGACATCAAAAAGATGAAGTTGGTGGGTATCTGCACTGTGAAGGGGATCCAGATGACGACTCGTAAGGCTTTGTGCAACATCAAGGGTCTGTCGGAGGCAAAAGTGGAGAAGATCAAGGAGGCTGCTGGGAAAATGCTG aCTGTTGGTTTCCAGACCGCCTTTGAGTACAGTTCCAAGAGGAAGCAGGTGTTCAACATCACAACCGGGAGCCTGGAGTTTGA tAAACTCTTGGGAGGAGGCATAGAGAGTATGGCTATAACGGAGGCTTTTGGAG AGTTCCGCACAGGGAAAACCCAGCTGTCTCACACTTTCTGTG TCACTGCTCAGCTGCCAGGAGAAAATGGCTACTCAGGGGGGAAAGTGGTCTTCATTGACACAGAGAACACCTT TCGCCCAGACAGACTGAAAGACATCGCTGACAGGTTCAGTGTGGACCATGCTGCTGTGCTGGACAACGTGCTCTACGCCCGGGCCTACACCA GTGAACACCAGATGGAGCTGTTGGACTTTGTTGCAGCCAAATTCCACGAGGAAGGAGGAGTGTTCAAACTATTG atCATTGACTCCATCATGGCTCTGTTCAGAGTAGACTTCTCTGGAAGAGGAGAGCTGGCTGAGCGGCAGCAGAAACTGGCCCAGATGCTCTCCAGGCTGCAGAAGATCTCTGAAG AATACAACGTAGCAGTGTTTGTCACCAACCAGATGACAGCTGATCCCGGTGCAGGAATGAG CTTTCAAGCAGATCCGAAGAAGCCCATTGGTGGTCACATCCTGGCACATGCCTCCACCACACGGATCAGCCTGAGGAAAGGGCGTGCTGAGATGAGAATTGCCAAAATATTTGACAG TCCAGATATGCCTGAGAACGAGGCCACGTTTGCCATCTGTGCGGGAGGAGTGACTGATGCGAAGGAGTGA